From Stigmatopora nigra isolate UIUO_SnigA chromosome 5, RoL_Snig_1.1, whole genome shotgun sequence, a single genomic window includes:
- the ap3d1 gene encoding AP-3 complex subunit delta-1 isoform X4: protein MALKIVKGSIDRMFDKNLQDLVRGIRNHKEDEAKYISTCIDEIKQELKQDNIAVKANAVCKLTYLQMLGYDVSWAAFNIVEVMSSSKFTYKRIGYLAASQCFHESTDVIMLTTNQIRKDLSSPNQYDTGVALTGLSCFVTPDLARDLANDIMTLMSHTKPYIRKKAVLIMYKVFLKYPESLRPAFPRLKEKLEDPDPGVQSAAVNVICELARRNPKNYLSLAPLFFKLMTSSTNNWVLIKIIKLFGALTPLEPRLGKKLIEPLTNLIHSTSAMSLLYECVNTVIAVLISLSSGMPNHSASIQLCVQKLRILIEDSDQNLKYLGLLAMSKILKTHPKSVQSHKDLILQCLDDKDESIRLRALDLLYGMVSKKNLMEIVKKLMLHVDKAEGTTYRDELLTKIIDICSQSNYQYITNFEWYISILVELTRLEGTRHGHLIASQMLDVAIRVKAIRVFAVAQMATLLDNAHLLTGNMQRNGICEVLYAAAWICGEFSEHLENPVQTLEAMLRPKVATLPGHIQAVYVQNAAKLFATVLQSQKDNTDSTTAQETNQLMIDRLPLFVQSANLEVQERASCILQLVKYIQKLQQKEIEVAEEVIALFAGELNPVAPKAQKKVPVPDGLDLDAWINEPPSESESEDEQPKAIFTKEEPKHSRPRHTEVDEKELARRREARKQEQANNPFYIKASPSSQKVYQDAPGVEHIPVVQIDLSVPLKVPGLPMSDQYLKLEEERRQKERADKKKKEKKKKKEKRRGKKHDSGPESEEDITPAHMVDIVTEEMPENALPSDEDDKDPNDPHKALDIDLDKPLADSEKLPVRSHRPTESPKSPDGDVEGTSQEVKKRSSKEKKEKKKDKDKDRKKSKEEKKKKKHKHEEKGVDLLGNPSEEPAVQSETQSEVVAPPTSSAAEVSDLDFWLSNAPAPSNSQEAATVASEAASGPEVPSGKAPHSDPDQPKEMEDSKSSKHKKKKLKKEKEEKEKKKKKHHHHHHLHSDGGGEESVQNGTVEDEEPLPPMSNYCLLGENSYIKMVYDIQGNLQDGSQVVVSIIFENKCESFLKSMEFNVLDSLNSKLQRPEGAGAHDGLTVPFQLPPGVSNEARFVFTVQSIVMPQKLKGTLTFIVKNEDSSTHEKLDFKLHFTCTSYLITTPCYSDAFAKLLESGDLKGSSVKLEGVNMPFHHLLARICFHHHFSVVERVDSCASMYSRSIQGHHVCLLVKTSDQTVSIDAKCDEPALLGNVLDEIKQTFSQC from the exons ATGGCTCTGAAGATTGTCAAGGGGAGCATCGATCGGATGTTCGATAAAAACCTACAGGATTTAGTACGTGGCATCAGGAACCACAAAGAGGATGAG GCCAAGTACATCTCGACTTGTATCGATGAGATCAAACAGGAGCTCAAGCAGGACAACATCGCCGTCAAAGCCAATGCTGTGTGCAAGCTCACCTAC CTTCAAATGCTGGGCTACGACGTCAGCTGGGCCGCTTTCAATATCGTTGAAGTCATGAGTTCCTCCAAGTTCACTTACAAG AGGATCGGTTACTTGGCAGCCTCACAGTGCTTCCACGAGAGTACCGATGTCATCATGCTGACGACTAATCAGATCCGAAAG GATCTCAGCAGTCCCAACCAGTACGACACAGGTGTCGCCCTCACGGGCCTCTCTTGCTTCGTCACCCCCGACCTGGCTCGGGATTTAGCCAATGACATCATGACACTG ATGTCTCACACTAAACCATACATCAGGAAGAAAGCAGTGCTGATAATGTACAAGGTGTTCCTCAAATACCCCGAGTCCCTCCGCCCTGCTTTCCCCAGGCTTAAGGAGAAACTTGAAGACCCAGATCCAG GTGTGCAGTCAGCCGCCGTCAATGTGATTTGTGAGCTGGCCCGCAGGAATCCTAAAAACTACCTGTCTTTGGCACCACTCTTCTTCAAGCTTATGACCTCATCCACTAACAATTGGGTTCTTATAAAGATAATTAAGTTG tttggtGCACTCACTCCTCTGGAGCCTCGTTTAGGAAAGAAGTTGATTGAACCACTTACAAATCTCATTcacag TACATCTGCCATGTCTTTGCTGTATGAGTGTGTAAACACTGTTATTGCAG TGTTAATTTCCTTATCATCTGGGATGCCCAACCACAGTGCTAGTATCCAG CTCTGTGTGCAGAAACTGCGAATCCTGATTGAAGACTCtgaccagaact TGAAGTACCTGGGGCTTTTGGCTATGTCTAAAATCCTGAAGACCCACCCCAAGTCAGTGCAGAGCCACAAAGATCTCATTTTGCAGTGTCTGGATGACAAGGATGAGTCCATCCGTCTCAGAGCTTTGGATTTACTCTATGGCATG GTATCCAAAAAGAACTTGATGGAGATTGTGAAGAAACTGATGCTCCATGTGGATAAAGCAGAGGGAACCACATACAGGGATGAACTGCTCACCAAGATCATTGACATCTGTAGCCAAAGCAACTACCAGTACATCACCAACTTTGAATG GTACATCAGCATCCTGGTAGAGTTGACCCGATTAGAGGGTACGAGGCACGGTCACCTTATCGCCTCTCAGATGCTGGACGTAGCCATCCGAGTCAAGGCCATCCGGGTGTTTGCCGTGGCCCAGATGGCCACCTTGCTGGACAATGCCCACCTTTTGACTGGCAACATGCAGAGAAATGGCATTTGTGAGGTCTTGTATGCTGCAGCCTGGATCTGCGGCGAGTTCTCTGA ACATCTGGAGAACCCTGTGCAGACACTAGAAGCCATGCTGCGACCCAAGGTGGCCACTTTGCCGGGCCACATCCAGGCCGTGTACGTGCAGAACGCCGCCAAGCTGTTCGCCACTGTACTGCAGAGCCAAAAAGACAACACAGACAGCACAACTGCACAGGAAACCAACCAGCTGATGATAGACCGCTTGCCCCTTTTTGTCCAAAGCGCCAACTTGGAGGTGCAAGAGAGG GCATCTTGCATCCTGCAGTTGGTAAAATACATTCAGAAACTGCAACAAAAGGAGATAGAGGTCGCGGAGGAAGTGATTGCGCTTTTTGCTGGTGAACTCAATCCTGTTGCTCCGAAGGCACAGAAAAAAGTGCCTGTCCCAGACGG gCTGGACTTGGATGCCTGGATCAACGAGCCTCCATCTGAAAGCGAGTCTGAGGATGAGCAACCCAAGGCTATATTTACCAAGGAGGAACCCAAACATTCCCGACCCAGACACACAGAGGTGGACGAGAAGGAGCTGGCAAGG AGAAGAGAAGCCAGAAAACAAGAACAGGCAAACAATCCTTTTTACATCAAGGCCTCACCATCCTCTCAAAAG GTGTACCAGGACGCACCAGGAGTGGAGCATATCCCTGTCGTTCAGATTGATTTGAGTGTGCCTCTTAAAGTACCAG GCTTGCCTATGTCCGATCAGTACCTAAAGTTGGAGGAGGAGCGTCGGCAGAAGGAGAGAGCGGACAAgaaaaagaaggagaagaaaaaaaagaaagagaaacgCCGAGGGAAGAAACATGACTCTGGCCCAGAGAGTGAGGAAGACATCACGCCAGCGCATATGGTCGATATTGTCACCGAGGAGATGCCAGAG AATGCCTTACCAAGTGACGAGGATGACAAAGATCCAAATGATCCTCACAAAGCTCTGGATATCGACCTGGACAA GCCTCTTGCAGACAGCGAGAAACTTCCAGTCAGGTCCCACCGGCCGACAGAAAGTCCGAAAAGCCCAGACGGAGATGTTGAAGGCACCTCACAAGAAGTCAAGAAGAGGAGTAGCAAAgaaaagaaggagaagaagaaagatAAAGACAAGGATAGGAAG AAGAGtaaagaagagaagaaaaagaaaaaacacaagcaTGAAGAAAAGGGAGTGGATCTTCTTGGTAATCCATCAGAGGAGCCTGCCGTCCAATCAGAAACACAAAGTGAGGTGGTGGCTCCTCCCACTTCATCAGCCGCTGAG GTTTCCGATCTGGATTTCTGGCTCTCAAATGCTCCGGCGCCCTCAAATTCCCAG GAAGCAGCAACTGTAGCATCAGAAGCAGCCTCGGGGCCCGAGGTTCCATCTGGAAAGGCGCCACACTCCGATCCCGATCAGCCCAAAGAAATGGAAGATTCT AAGTCttccaaacacaagaagaagaagctgaaaaaggagaaggaggagaaagagaagaaaaagaagaagcaccatcatcaccaccatctTCACAGTGATGGAGGGGGAGAGGAGTCCGTGCAGAACGGAACAGTGGAGGATGAAGAACCTCTACCG CCCATGTCCAATTACTGTCTCCTTGGAGAAAACTCATACATCAAAATG GTGTACGACATCCAGGGGAATCTACAAGACGGAAGCCAGGTGGTGGTGTCCATCATCTTTGAGAACAAGTGCGAGAGTTTCCTTAAATCTATGGAGTTCAACGTGCTGGACTCTCTCAACTCCAAACTGCAGAGGCCAGAAGGAGCCGGTGCACATGACGGTCTCACCGTCCCCTTTCAGCTTCCCCCTG GTGTTTCCAATGAAGCTCGCTTTGTGTTCACCGTGCAAAGCATTGTGATGCCACAGAAACTGAAGGGAACGCTGACTTTCATTGTAAAG AATGAAGACTCCTCAACTCATGAAAAACTGGACTTTAAACTGCACTTTACTTGTACCTCCTACCTTATCACCACTCCATGCTACAG CGATGCATTTGCTAAGTTGTTGGAATCTGGAGACCTGAAGGGCAGCTCTGTCAAACTGGAAGGAGTCAACATGCCCTTTCACCACCTTCTGGCCAGGATCTGCTTTCATCACCACTTCTCTG TTGTGGAACGAGTGGATTCCTGTGCCTCCATGTACAGCAGGTCTATCCAGGGTCACCATGTTTGTCTGCTCGTCAAAACT TCCGACCAGACCGTGTCCATCGACGCCAAATGCGATGAGCCCGCGCTACTCGGGAACGTGCTGGATGAGATCAAGCAGACCTTCTCTCAGTGCTGA